CAGGAACGGCCTCGGCGTGGCGCACTCGCCGAACTCGGCGAGCGCGCCGAGGCTGTTGCGCCTCTGGTGGTGCGACGGCCTCGCCGGgctgcccgccgcgccgccgccggtcacgGTCCTGCTCCTCGGCAGCGCCGCGGCGTCCCTCCTCGGGGTGCTGGGGATGGATAAGGCCGGCGGCGTCCTCTTCGCCTGAGCGGTGGCGagccgcggcgtggcggcgcccgCCTCCATCGCGTCCCGCGCTGCGCACCGGACCGCGCGcgggctcaccggcgtggcgCGCCCCGCGGCGCGCGTGGCCCGAGCCTtcgccgcctgctgctgctccgccgACACGCGCCTggcgtcgcggcggcgcatgTAGGCGTCGTACTGCCTGCCGCGGCAGGCGGCGCCCCCCGGCGCCGTCCCGGCGGCCCCGCCCCCGCAACCGGGCGCGCCGGCGTCCTCCCCGCCCcagccgcgcgcggcgcgcaggAGCTTGTACGCCGCGAGCTGCACCTCCAGCTCGTGCAGCTTCGCCCACAGCGCGTCGTGGTGGTGGCTCGCCATCATCCTCCCGCCGTGGGGGGGCGCGACGCGAAAGGTTACTCGCCAACCCGTGTGCCCGCCAACAACCGGCTAGCtgccgcggcgggcggccggccggccgctatATATACGTGCCGCGCGCGATGAATTCGGCGCCGTCGGGGCGTGACCGTGTCGGGGGCAGCGAGCGGTCGCGCCGGGGCGGGCTCAATTACTCACTCCAGGCTTGCCGCGCGGCACGGGTCGGGCCGTTTTGATTTGGTCGCGGCTGATGGGGATGCGGGTGGGAGTAGGCTGCCCTGGTGGCTTGACCAGGTGAAGCGCCGGAGGCTTCACGGCTGattgcaacggcggcggcggcggacgtgcCGGGGCAGCGTCGACCAGGCCAATTTCTGGCATCTCCGGAAAATCACAGGCGTGGTCACAGAAATTATGCTGATCAAGAACCTATCAGGCTATCACCGACTGctgttggtttttttttttgtcgttGAGCCTGTTAAAACAAAAGTATGTGCTCTTGTTCTTGAGCTTACGTGCCGAACACGTGCTCATCAGGCAGCATCATACCGTCGACAATTAGTTGAGCTCTGATGCTTATTAGCACTGAATCACAGTTGGAGCTATGCAGTGTTGCAGGACCTCTCGAGGACAATTACGCACGGTTGCTTCTAGTCTTCTAGAGCACGAGGAGCACATGTGAAACGGTCATGCCGGATGCACATTGCTTTGAGGCTTTCCGAGGCTCGTACTTAGAACAAGCTGGGTGGGTCATCAGAATTGACCGACGACAATTGACTCAGGCTCGGTAAGTGCTACGAGTCTAGAACGCCCGCCTCATCTCTGCTAGACTTCGTCTTCCAGTTCCAGCCATCGCAACAAGGATCGCATTCCACAAGAAAATATTCTTTCCCGCTGGCCTAAGAGAAGAGGCATGCATGACCGCACGAGGCGCAGTTGGTGCCATCCCAGTGCAGAAATAACATTCCATATGACCATCTATCCTGCCACGAGAGCCTCTTCAGTCTTCACCAACTCTCTTATCACTACCCACTGCCTTCAGCCTTCAGCCTTCACCAACCCAACCAATGCTCGCGTGCACGCCTGTTGACTACAAAATCGCAGGTGTCCTAGCAAAAATTTAAGTGTCCATGTTGCCGTTGGCCAATCTTGGTGGAAAACGCTGACCACGACGACAAAGCACCTACCTGATCAGCAGAACCAAACCCTACCAAGTGGCAACCGGGTCAGCTCAACTACTCCAAGCCAAGCAGGAACAGCAGAGTCCTATCTCAAGTCTAAGCAACTCGTCTTATTTCTCCGTAGCGTTTGCACCAGATTACAACAGTTcaaaagcttccaccacttccAAACAAGAGCAAATGAATGACATTAAGGTCCGGCCTAAACCATCAAAATTTCAATGTTTGCATGGGTGTTTGCCGTTAGGAAAGAACGGCCATCACGTCAGATGCCCTGAGCACGATGTATTCGCCCTCCTTGCCCTTGAACTCGCTCCCCGCATACTTGGTGTACATCACGTTGGTTCCAGGAGTGATGGACAGGGGCGTCCTGCTGCCATCCTCGCCCAATGGCCCAGGACCAACAGCGACCACCTGTGTTCACGACAAATTAGAGACGAGGATGGGGCTGGATGCTATAAGAATGACAGACAGGACCAATAAACCAATCAGATGGAGGATGTATACGTAGCCATGTGAGGAATGCAGAAGTACATAACATAATTTTTTATGCTCAACCTTTTCATGTCTGGTGAGGTGGTCAATCTTTGGTTACTCTTAGGCAGTTGTATCGTCCACACTGAAGGCTGCATGTTGAACTTTTGATGTTTTGTTTTCTCCTAAAAGCTGACTCTGAAGGTGTTTATGATTAAGTTCTTTACTTATTTCAATAGTGACCATCTTGAAAACTTTTGTGGCAAATCACAAAATAAGAACGTAAACTAAAGAGTGTTAATTACTGGCCAAAAAATTGCATCCTAAAAGCTGATTGCCGTGGTATTTACTATTTAGTCATAAGGTAAAGAATATTAATACACTGGCCAAACATTGCACCATTTCTTCAACACAATTCTGTCTCTTCCCCTTCCCTTACAGCTTGTAAGAATGATTAAATTGTTGAAACTTAAAGTCAAGTAAACTTCACTCTTGATAGTTACTACACTAGTGACGCTCGCCACCAAAATTCAAAGAAGGCCCAGAACAAAAGAATTCTTTGAAATGATAAGTCTGTTGTACAGCTAATATGTTCATATCTTGGATATAGCCATTCATAATCAGCAGAATATCAGATAAACTGTTGTAAATGCTGCATAGGAGTATATGCTAAATTAAAATACTCACTGTTCCAACAGAAGGTTTCTCTTTAGTTGCCTGCGTCAATAGCAAACCACCAGCAGTTTGTTCTTCAGCTTCAGCAATCTGGTATATGAAAGGATCATTAAAAAAATCAGTAAGTAAAATGGTATTGTAGATGTGGACGTCACAGTTCACACTCAAACAGAACAGAGCATGCCTGCTTCTTAGCATGCAATAAAAATGCAGGTTTCCTCTTGGCTAGAGGGAATGTACTGAGTTACTGGCCGATTCTATGATGTGAAGAATAAACCACACAACACAACATGCATTGTTGAATCTGAGAAAGTGTCACTGCAGAGGCCAGGATACCAGTACAGTAttattccattatctaaaaatcaAGAAAGTTTCATAGAGCCACTGCTGCAGTGCACGAGATGGATAACCTTAGGTTGGAGTGCTCAACATGGTGCAGAACTGCAAATGTAAGGCAACTGACAAGAAGATTGGCTCAGGATGGGATAGTAGTGAACTGAGTCAAGCCAAAGGTTCCTGGAGGTTACGAAAGACACAAAATGGAGTTTCTAAATCAAGCTTCGCTTCTATTATACAACAGAGCACATGGAGTTATATCGTGAATAAACAGAGCATCTGCCAAAGACACAATATAGCTTTTGTTCTTAGTGGACGAATGATTTTGTATTCTGTGGTTTCGGCTGTGTTTGGATGCGTTAAGAGGTCGCCACTCGCCACACCACAAGTTCGCCAAGCCGCAATAGCTTAGGCCAATTTTTTGCTTGGTGTGCTGCACTCGCTTAAGCATCTCTTACATGCTTTGCAGTTGCATTTCCTGCCAAAAGCCAGGTGCTCTTTTCGTCCGTAGCAAGTTCGGCATAGCCAGAATCATGGCATGGTGAGTTATGGAAAGAAAACCAAAGAGGCCCTTAATATTGTAGTCTGTCATATACAACAAGTGTGGGCAGTGGCCGATCAACCTGGAAAGTGTAACAATATTAATATTCTTGGCAAACATACCTTAATCAGAATGCGATCATTCAGCGGCTTCAGATCTTTCACATCATCACTGTCGAGAATACCGATGATGTCATCTTCTTTCAAAATAAGATGGTCAGCGTCATTGAATTCCAATTCTGTGCCCGCGTATTTTGAGTAGACAACTTGCGCACCAATCTGCACCACATTATAATTATCACAGTCAAGTCACTCAACTAATTAACACATGACAGTATATCAAACATGTTACTGATGATGATACCACAGAGGCAAATTGTCTTCAAGAACAAAATGTTCGATCCTTGAAGAAGGTTGGATGCATAAAAAAATCTCTCAGCATACAAGACATACAGCTACTTCCTTATCCTTTTGCATGGATGGCAGTGCAGCAGTAATAGTACTTTAGGTCATTGATTATCTTTCATTTTGGATTTTGCTATTTGTAAATGTTCAAATACAGACGTATAGAATGACAGACGCGCCTGCCTACACAAAGTAAAGTTAGCCGTGCACCAGTACATACCGGAACGCTGATCTCAATGCTTTTATTCCCAAAACTTCTCCCCTCTCCAACAGCAACAATTTCCCCTCCTTGTGGTTTTGTCTGAACTGATACTGGAAGTAAAATCCCTCCATCACTTTTAGCCTCAGAGGTCTTGACCTTCGCAAGTACTCTGTCTCCTAATGGTTTAATGGAAGTATACTGCAAATTGCATGCATGTATATGAACACAAATGTGTACATAAGAAGACAAGAGGCGCACAATATGTTCTAAAAAAACTTAAATCTGTCACAAATTGAGTTGTGTGTGGGTTCAGGATTGAAGTAAGAAAACATTGCTACTGAGCAACAGACGTTTGATGCCATGGAAACTGCAATCATGTGGGCACCGAGAGCAGGATTATACGTGACAGACTTGGTAGCATAGGTGTCCCTCACTATACAGACATAGTACCTCATAACCCATGCCTAAATAGGGTTGAAGTATCATGAATCATAATAGAAGTATTTTCTAGCAGCTGCCTAGTATTTACATCCGCACTTTGACCAGCTAATCACTAGGTGTACAGGGAAGGTTGGTCGTGAGTATTTAGAAAGTCAGGGATTGCGGTTCACTTCCATTGAACATCTGACGCTTGAATCTCCTAACCAGAAATGGCTGGTATAAGGAACCAGTCCTATTGAAACACCAGTCAAACTCTCCATACCATACCATACCATGAACTGTAATAAGATCAAACCTCATACTGAGGTTGCAAAGGTGGAGGTCCAAATTACACCAATGACATACAGCAGGCTCCATTCTCTTGACAATTAGAGAGAAAACATTgtccttccttttttttctcagaGGATAGCTCCTCGATTGAGTACTATGATTTATCTTCTAAGACAAGTTTAGTTGTGGGTTTGTGCTTTAAATCAGAAGGTTCTCATGCCCTGGTGAACGACAACCAACCAGTACAATCTTACTCCCCCCCAAAAGAAAGTTCAATCTTCCTAGCAATCTCCTAAAGACACAGAACCCTTCGATCAAATTTTGAGATTTCTGAGCCGAGCCAGCCCCACAGAACCAAACACAGCCCACGAAATGCATCCTGCAACCCTTACATAACACCGACACGAGGACGAGGGTCAGCAGCACTGCACACGGACCCATAGGACCCTAGTGCGTTGTTTGTTACCTTGGGTGACACAACCGTGGCGGCCCTCACCACGAGCCCTCGGGCCCTCCGCCCGCTCGGCACGGCAATCGACGGCGTCGGCAGGCGGAGCCCGCCCAGCGCGGCCGGCTTCGCGGCCACCGCCACCCGCGGGCCGGTCAGGTGCACCGACGCCATGGCTGGCTGCTTCGAGGGCGAGAGTCCGGAAGGCACGGAGAGAGGAGAGTCGGAGACGGGGTGTTGGGCTTTAGGATAAGGAGCTTCTATCTGCAGCTGCGAGGGCTCACTCTGGTACTAGGAGCGTGCTGCGGTGCGGAGCTCCTGGACTATGCGTTTAGGGGGAGGAAGCCGCCGGGTGGTTGGCTGGCTCCAACGGTGGCCCCCATCCTTCCCCCCACCCGATATCGGGGGAGCTACAGGGAAATCCGATCCAACGGTCCCCTATagctccccctatatacggGGAGTTGAAATTCTTCTCACATATAGGATGAGTTCCAATTctcctatatctctaatcacattGTTTCTTCAcgatattaatctcgtttgagccccgtaacatgatgataatgtgtattatgacagtacaaatactgtatgatttttttaaattcaaaaacgttaaataaatagttagttaatgagtgatagtatatagggggaatggttggagagaatgAGTTATAGAGGGAGGAATTTTTTGGAGGgtggtagtaaaatatagtaaatagtatgtTTGGGGGAGTTGGATAGGAGAAATGGTCGGAGATACGCGAAAGTCGGATCCGACGGTCGCCGAGATTCAGGACAATCAGGAACCACCACGCTGACAAGTAGGCCTCGCGCTGATCATTCAGGACATGCTACGAGGAGCAGATTGGATCCAGGCAGTTAACAAGCACAAAATCCAAATTGGTAAAG
This portion of the Panicum virgatum strain AP13 chromosome 2N, P.virgatum_v5, whole genome shotgun sequence genome encodes:
- the LOC120658860 gene encoding translation initiation factor IF-2-like gives rise to the protein MMASHHHDALWAKLHELEVQLAAYKLLRAARGWGGEDAGAPGCGGGAAGTAPGGAACRGRQYDAYMRRRDARRVSAEQQQAAKARATRAAGRATPVSPRAVRCAARDAMEAGAATPRLATAQAKRTPPALSIPSTPRRDAAALPRSRTVTGGGAAGSPARPSHHQRRNSLGALAEFGECATPRPFLKRGTGTGGAAAPARLRTPRVQDLPAIDVTSSTPRPLPPQQEPAHAHAHAPRHARSVSELPFDAAALASPQAQAWARKRWGSPERPAAMFSAASAGDSHRDLSKGLRKLLSFVRKGGGRSSGAGDQQPFPAPSPRGGGKPVSKGWAGCSPVDVPLVDRASLDLEGHRFPMTRAVGISG
- the LOC120660764 gene encoding 20 kDa chaperonin, chloroplastic-like, with the protein product MASVHLTGPRVAVAAKPAALGGLRLPTPSIAVPSGRRARGLVVRAATVVSPKYTSIKPLGDRVLAKVKTSEAKSDGGILLPVSVQTKPQGGEIVAVGEGRSFGNKSIEISVPIGAQVVYSKYAGTELEFNDADHLILKEDDIIGILDSDDVKDLKPLNDRILIKIAEAEEQTAGGLLLTQATKEKPSVGTVVAVGPGPLGEDGSRTPLSITPGTNVMYTKYAGSEFKGKEGEYIVLRASDVMAVLS